From the genome of Alosa sapidissima isolate fAloSap1 chromosome 14, fAloSap1.pri, whole genome shotgun sequence, one region includes:
- the nap1l4b gene encoding nucleosome assembly protein 1-like 4b isoform X2 encodes MWDCCTYKSGKSSYMPHTNDDGNWSCDFKMDGDKGEAKGKVGDQVMQNPQALAALQDRLDSMPHGPSIMETLPKAVKRRVNALKNLQVKSAHIEAKFYEEVHELERKYAALYQPLFDKRKEVVCGAVEPTDEECEWQSDHEEEELSEEMKSKATMEEKKEGDTAEENPKGIPEFWLTIFRSVDMLSDMLQEHDEPILKHLQDIKVLFSEPNQPMSFTLEFHFESNNYFNNTVLTKKYKMKSEPDVEDPFSFEGPEIIDCEGCEIDWKKGKDVTVKTIKKKQKHKGRGTVRTVTKQVPNDSFFNFFNPIKVSSDGELDEDSEFTLATDFEIGHFFRERIVPRAVLYFTGEALEDDESFEEEELDEGEEEDQDDDADEDDDEEGESDTKA; translated from the exons ATGTGGGACTGTTGCACTTATAAGAGTGGCAAGTCAAGTTACATGCCCCATACAAATGATGACG GAAACTGGAGCTGTGATTTTAAAATGGACGGAGACAAGGGTGAAGCCAAAG GTAAAGTGGGTGATCAGGTGATGCAGAACCCTCAGGCCTTGGCAGCTCTTCAGGACAGACTGGACAGCATGCCACATGGCCCCTCCATAATGGAGAC TTTACCGAAGGCTGTGAAGAGAAGAGTCAACGCCTTAAAGAATCTTCAGGTGAAGAGTGCACACATAGAAGCCAAATTTTATGAAGAGGTTCACGAGTTGGAAAGAAAATATGCCGCCCTTTATCAGCCTCTATTTGACAAG AGAAAAGAGGTGGTGTGTGGTGCCGTAGAGCCCACAGATGAGGAGTGCGAGTGGCAGAGTGAccatgaggaggaggagctctCT GAGGAAATGAAGTCAAAAGCAACaatggaggagaagaaggaaggCGATACTGCAGAGGAGAATCCAAAGGGAATTCCCGAATTCTGGCTCACTATATTCAGAAGTGTCGACATGCTCAGTGACATGCTACAG GAACATGATGAGCCTATATTGAAACACCTACAAGATATTAAAGTTCTCTTTTCCGAGCCTAATCAGCCAATG AGCTTCACGTTGGAGTTTCACTTTGAGTCCAACAATTACTTCAACAACACTGTTCTCACTAAAAAGTACAAGATGAAGTCTGAGCCAGATGTTGAAGACCCCTTCTCCTTTGAAGGACCTGAGATAATTGATTGTGAAGG CTGCGAAATCGACTGGAAGAAAGGCAAGGATGTGACGGTGAAAACCATCAAGAAGAAGCAGAAGCACAAGGGAAGAGGGACCGTGAGGACGGTCACCAAACAAGTGCCCAACGACTCCTTTTTCAACTTCTTCAACCCCATCAAAG TTTCGTCAGATGGAGAGTTG GATGAGGACTCGGAGTTCACTCTTGCGACAGATTTTGAGATTGGCCACTTCTTCCGGGAGCGGATAGTTCCCCGAGCTGTGCTTTATTTCACAGGGGAGGCACTGGAGGACGATGAGAGT TTTGAGGAAGAGGAACTGGATGAAGGGGAGGAAGAG GATCAGGATGACGATGCTGATGAAGACGAtgatgaggagggagagagcgatacCAAG GCATAA
- the nap1l4b gene encoding nucleosome assembly protein 1-like 4b isoform X1, giving the protein MWDCCTYKSGKSSYMPHTNDDGNWSCDFKMDGDKGEAKGKVGDQVMQNPQALAALQDRLDSMPHGPSIMETLPKAVKRRVNALKNLQVKSAHIEAKFYEEVHELERKYAALYQPLFDKRKEVVCGAVEPTDEECEWQSDHEEEELSEEMKSKATMEEKKEGDTAEENPKGIPEFWLTIFRSVDMLSDMLQEHDEPILKHLQDIKVLFSEPNQPMSFTLEFHFESNNYFNNTVLTKKYKMKSEPDVEDPFSFEGPEIIDCEGCEIDWKKGKDVTVKTIKKKQKHKGRGTVRTVTKQVPNDSFFNFFNPIKVSSDGELDEDSEFTLATDFEIGHFFRERIVPRAVLYFTGEALEDDESFEEEELDEGEEEDQDDDADEDDDEEGESDTKGGDPQPAECKQQ; this is encoded by the exons ATGTGGGACTGTTGCACTTATAAGAGTGGCAAGTCAAGTTACATGCCCCATACAAATGATGACG GAAACTGGAGCTGTGATTTTAAAATGGACGGAGACAAGGGTGAAGCCAAAG GTAAAGTGGGTGATCAGGTGATGCAGAACCCTCAGGCCTTGGCAGCTCTTCAGGACAGACTGGACAGCATGCCACATGGCCCCTCCATAATGGAGAC TTTACCGAAGGCTGTGAAGAGAAGAGTCAACGCCTTAAAGAATCTTCAGGTGAAGAGTGCACACATAGAAGCCAAATTTTATGAAGAGGTTCACGAGTTGGAAAGAAAATATGCCGCCCTTTATCAGCCTCTATTTGACAAG AGAAAAGAGGTGGTGTGTGGTGCCGTAGAGCCCACAGATGAGGAGTGCGAGTGGCAGAGTGAccatgaggaggaggagctctCT GAGGAAATGAAGTCAAAAGCAACaatggaggagaagaaggaaggCGATACTGCAGAGGAGAATCCAAAGGGAATTCCCGAATTCTGGCTCACTATATTCAGAAGTGTCGACATGCTCAGTGACATGCTACAG GAACATGATGAGCCTATATTGAAACACCTACAAGATATTAAAGTTCTCTTTTCCGAGCCTAATCAGCCAATG AGCTTCACGTTGGAGTTTCACTTTGAGTCCAACAATTACTTCAACAACACTGTTCTCACTAAAAAGTACAAGATGAAGTCTGAGCCAGATGTTGAAGACCCCTTCTCCTTTGAAGGACCTGAGATAATTGATTGTGAAGG CTGCGAAATCGACTGGAAGAAAGGCAAGGATGTGACGGTGAAAACCATCAAGAAGAAGCAGAAGCACAAGGGAAGAGGGACCGTGAGGACGGTCACCAAACAAGTGCCCAACGACTCCTTTTTCAACTTCTTCAACCCCATCAAAG TTTCGTCAGATGGAGAGTTG GATGAGGACTCGGAGTTCACTCTTGCGACAGATTTTGAGATTGGCCACTTCTTCCGGGAGCGGATAGTTCCCCGAGCTGTGCTTTATTTCACAGGGGAGGCACTGGAGGACGATGAGAGT TTTGAGGAAGAGGAACTGGATGAAGGGGAGGAAGAG GATCAGGATGACGATGCTGATGAAGACGAtgatgaggagggagagagcgatacCAAG GGTGGGGACCCCCAGCCTGCCGAGTGCAAGCAGCAGTAA
- the nap1l4b gene encoding nucleosome assembly protein 1-like 4b isoform X3, producing the protein MDGDKGEAKGKVGDQVMQNPQALAALQDRLDSMPHGPSIMETLPKAVKRRVNALKNLQVKSAHIEAKFYEEVHELERKYAALYQPLFDKRKEVVCGAVEPTDEECEWQSDHEEEELSEEMKSKATMEEKKEGDTAEENPKGIPEFWLTIFRSVDMLSDMLQEHDEPILKHLQDIKVLFSEPNQPMSFTLEFHFESNNYFNNTVLTKKYKMKSEPDVEDPFSFEGPEIIDCEGCEIDWKKGKDVTVKTIKKKQKHKGRGTVRTVTKQVPNDSFFNFFNPIKVSSDGELDEDSEFTLATDFEIGHFFRERIVPRAVLYFTGEALEDDESFEEEELDEGEEEDQDDDADEDDDEEGESDTKGGDPQPAECKQQ; encoded by the exons ATGGACGGAGACAAGGGTGAAGCCAAAG GTAAAGTGGGTGATCAGGTGATGCAGAACCCTCAGGCCTTGGCAGCTCTTCAGGACAGACTGGACAGCATGCCACATGGCCCCTCCATAATGGAGAC TTTACCGAAGGCTGTGAAGAGAAGAGTCAACGCCTTAAAGAATCTTCAGGTGAAGAGTGCACACATAGAAGCCAAATTTTATGAAGAGGTTCACGAGTTGGAAAGAAAATATGCCGCCCTTTATCAGCCTCTATTTGACAAG AGAAAAGAGGTGGTGTGTGGTGCCGTAGAGCCCACAGATGAGGAGTGCGAGTGGCAGAGTGAccatgaggaggaggagctctCT GAGGAAATGAAGTCAAAAGCAACaatggaggagaagaaggaaggCGATACTGCAGAGGAGAATCCAAAGGGAATTCCCGAATTCTGGCTCACTATATTCAGAAGTGTCGACATGCTCAGTGACATGCTACAG GAACATGATGAGCCTATATTGAAACACCTACAAGATATTAAAGTTCTCTTTTCCGAGCCTAATCAGCCAATG AGCTTCACGTTGGAGTTTCACTTTGAGTCCAACAATTACTTCAACAACACTGTTCTCACTAAAAAGTACAAGATGAAGTCTGAGCCAGATGTTGAAGACCCCTTCTCCTTTGAAGGACCTGAGATAATTGATTGTGAAGG CTGCGAAATCGACTGGAAGAAAGGCAAGGATGTGACGGTGAAAACCATCAAGAAGAAGCAGAAGCACAAGGGAAGAGGGACCGTGAGGACGGTCACCAAACAAGTGCCCAACGACTCCTTTTTCAACTTCTTCAACCCCATCAAAG TTTCGTCAGATGGAGAGTTG GATGAGGACTCGGAGTTCACTCTTGCGACAGATTTTGAGATTGGCCACTTCTTCCGGGAGCGGATAGTTCCCCGAGCTGTGCTTTATTTCACAGGGGAGGCACTGGAGGACGATGAGAGT TTTGAGGAAGAGGAACTGGATGAAGGGGAGGAAGAG GATCAGGATGACGATGCTGATGAAGACGAtgatgaggagggagagagcgatacCAAG GGTGGGGACCCCCAGCCTGCCGAGTGCAAGCAGCAGTAA
- the LOC121681518 gene encoding pleckstrin homology-like domain family A member 2 gives MKMSAAETTSSMVLKEGELEKRSDNLLQFWKRKTCVLTPDSLSIYPDAQKKSKGKELKLQAIKKVDCVERTGKFVYFTIVTTDNKEIDFRCMDEDGCWNAVITMALIDFQNRKAIQDFKSRQESDNASPGHQDRHMARAP, from the coding sequence atgaaaatgtcTGCTGCCGAGACTACCAGTTCGATGGTtttgaaagagggagagttggAGAAAAGAAGCGACAATCTGCTTCAGTTTTGGAAAAGAAAGACGTGCGTCTTAACGCCAGACAGTCTGAGCATATACCCTGACGCTCAGAAGAAATCCAAAGGCAAAGAGTTGAAACTTCAGGCGATTAAGAAAGTTGACTGTGTGGAGAGGACAGGGAAGTTCGTCTACTTTACCATCGTCACCACTGACAACAAAGAGATAGACTTCAGATGCATGGACGAGGATGGATGTTGGAATGCTGTGATCACTATGGCTCTTATCGACTTCCAAAACCGAAAAGCCATTCAGGACTTCAAGTCACGACAAGAATCAGATAATGCATCTCCAGGGCATCAAGACAGACACATGGCGAGAGCTCCATAA